The DNA segment TGCTGGTATCAGAAGCCTGGGTTTGATAGCCGGATTGAGCAAGCTGGCTGAGATCGTTAACGGTTGACATACCTCCTCGTCCTAAAGGAGTGAGGATTCCTTAACGTTTCGCAGACCGACGCTTGCAAGCAAGTCTTATCCAGTCTCCACGTTCGTTTATAGTCTCCCAATGCCCTATGGCGACTTTTCTTTCTGTTTCGTGTACAAGTAAAATACTTGTTTGCGTCTAGGGTTAGACTTTCCATTGCCCTTTCTGCTTCCCCTATTTCTGATCGCAACTCTGACAGGACTTTCAACCTTGTTGTTTATTTCGGAGTATCTTAAATCCGGGTGGGTCTGTGACCAACTACAGTTTAACAAAAAGCCGTGCTAGAAGCACGGGGTTTTAAACCCAGACTTCTGATAACATGGGAAAATTGGGCGAATTGCGATCGCTCTATGCTAGATTAGCTAACCTGAGACGCGACAAAGGTTTTCAGCGCTTCAATAATTTGTATATTGGCTTTGGGGAAGGGATAGCTTTCAATTTCCTCTAACGTTACCCAACGAATTTCTTCGCATTCTATCGGTTGCGGGATGCCGTTAATGTGCTGACAGTGATAAACGTTGAGCGTTACCCGAAAATGAGTATAGGCGTGTTCGATAGTAATGAGATGATCGCCGACGGCAATTTCAATCCCTAATTCTTCTTGAATTTCGCGCTTGATACATTCGGCTAGGGTTTCGCCTGCTTCTACTTTTCCCCCTGGAAACTCCCACAAGCCGCCCAGCAAGCCTTCTGGATGGCGCTTGTCAATTAAAATTTGTTGGGCTTCGTTCCAGATAACAGCGACGCCGATAAATTTATGGGGAATGGGGGCAGAAGTTTCGCGCATGGGAAAGTTGGATTGTTGACCTAAATGATAAGCTTGGCATTGAAAAGTCCAAGGACAGCGATCGCACTCTGGATTTTTCGGGGTACAAACCGTTGCCCCTAAGTCCATCAACGCTTGATTAAAATCCCTGGGATGCTCTGGTTCTAGCAAAGTTTCTGACAGTTGCCATAATAAATTCAGCGCTTTGGCGGGAGGAACCTCAAGAGCAATCAGTCTTGCCAGCACCCGCTTTACATTACCATCAAGGATGGGCAGCGGTTGGTTAAATGCCGCACTTAAAATTCCCCCGGCGGTGGTACGTCCAATTCCCGGTAAGGCTAGGACTTGTTCCACATTCGAGGGAAAAATACCGTTAGAGTTGCGCGTAATTTCCTGAGCGGCTTTGTGTAAATTGCGGGCGCGGGCGTAGTAGCCTAGACCTTGCCAGACTTTTAAAACGCGGTCTAACTCAGCCTGGGCTAAATCAGAAACGGTGGGAAACGCCTGCAACCAGCGTTCGTAGTAGGGAATGACTGTTTTGACTTGGGTTTGCTGAAGCATAATCTCTGAAACCCAAATCGCATAAGGATCGCGGGTGTTTCGCCACGGCAGATCCCGACCCTGTTGATCGTACCAATTCAGGAGGGTAGTTTGTAGGGATTTAACGGCAAAATTCGGTAGACTGCTAGAGCCTACCGAAGAAAAGGTTAAATCTAGATTGCTTCGCCTGACCACGCTGTAAGAATAAAGAAGTTAAACTAGCGATCGCCATGAGATTCATGGGGTTCGGCAGAATGTAAAGCGCGTTCAAAATTCATCCGTTGCTCTGCATTCCGCAAGAAGTAGCCACTAATCATCGCTGAGGCTAACAGGCGACCTAGATTTTCTCGGTTGGTAGTAACGGTAACGCCAAAATGTTCTGAGGGCAAGTGTCCGAGCATTCCGACAATATTTTGCTCCATCACTTGGAAGACTTCCGGAGAGACAGGCTTAGAGAGTTGAGCGATCGTCTCAGGACTCATAGACTGGACGTACTGCCACAATAAGTTACCGCCGGACTCCCCTTCATTAAAGAATTCTGGAACGCGATCGTGCTGGTTATTCACCTGATTCCTCCGTACTGTTTAGGGCAGTAGCCTTGAGTATTCGGGTTATGCCACTGCGGTTACTGCAATTTAAGTGGGTTGCACTTATTACTCACTAATGTAACAGTTCTCGCTTCGGGAGAAAGTGAGCGCAACCGAACCCGAAAAGACGGATTTTATCACCTTTAATCGGGATTAACGCGCATTAAAGCTTGACCAAACTCGACAGGCTGACCATTTTCGACCAAAACTTCCACAATTTGACCCGATACTTCAGCTTCGAGTTCGTTCATTACCTTCATCGCTTCAATAATACAGACCGTTTGACCCGTGCGAATGCGATCGCCCACATCCACAAACGGCGGTTCGTCGGGTGCAGGAGAGCGATAAAAGGTGCCAACCAGGGGCGAAGTAATTTCCACCCAACGCTTATCCGCCACGGGTGTTGGGGGCGCTGACAGTTCTGAAGGCGCGACAGGTAGGGGAAGCGTCGCGTTGAGTGCAGCCGGGGGTACCGCGTTACTAACCTCTGGGGGAATACCTGAGAGAGGATAGCGATCGCCTTTTCGCAGCGTCAACTCAAAATCCGCACTCTTTAACGTCAACTCCGCAATGTCAGTCTGGTTCAATGCGGCGATTAATTCACGGAGTTCGTTAAAGTTTAATTGCACAGTATTTGGTCCTTTATCCGTTATCCAACTTGCTGCTGACTCAGTTAGAGATGTCCTTAGTCGCAGCTATCAGCACCCAACTTTCTGAGAATACCAGGAAGCTGACGCTGATAGCCAATTGCGGAGAGCGCCCTTAATTTTCCCGACCCAAGTAAGAATCGTTGCGGGTATCGACTTTAATTTTCTCACCCACCGTAATAAATAGAGGCACCATAACTTGCGCCCCGGTTTCCACGATCGCGGGTTTGGTTCCCCCCGTAGCGGTGTCACCCTTAACACCGGGATCGGTTTCTGTCACCTCTAGAACCACAGAGTTCGGCAACTCGACTTCTAGAACTTGGTCGTTCCAGGTGAGAACGCTGACTTCCATCCCTTCTTTGAGATACTTGACGCGATCGCCAATTTGGTCGCTATTGAGACGGCTTTCTTCATACGTCTCCATATCCATAAATACGAACTGTTCGGCGTCTTTATAGGTGAACTGCTTCACCGTTTTTTCGAGGTTGGCTTGGGGAACCGTTTCCCCTGCCCGGAACGTGCGTTCCATAACGTTTCCGCTTTGAACGTTTTTGAGCTTAGTCCGTACAAAAGCAGAGCCTTTACCGGGTTTAACGTGGAGAAATTCCACCACCCGCCACACGCTGCCGTCTAACTCAATAGAAACACCTGTTCTAAAGTCATTACTAGAGATCATGAACTCTGGCTTGGGGAGCAATATTCGGCTCCTTATTTTACCTCCCCAAGGTCCCCGATCGCGTGTTTGCTAACTAAATTCTGTGGCAAAGACTGATTTTGCCGACCTGGGGTGGCATTCTCCCAGGTGGGGGGCCGTCCTATGGCACAATCAAACATGGGTTTTTCCAAGCCCTTCGCTAGCCGTTGAATTGAAAAAAGGGTTATGAGTAATCTATTGCAACGCTTGCTGAGAACGAGTTTCCTCGCCATTCTGCTGTGTATCCTGTCCGTGGGATTAAGTGCAGCTTGGTGGGATCTCGGTGATAGCGGACAACCTCAACGCCAAAGCCGCCTCCCCGCAGGCGATGCGATCACTGATGGTAAAGCCTTATTGCGCTACGCTTTACCCATCGATAACGAACCCGTGCGGCAAATGCAATCGAGCATTGAAGATATCGCCACCCAACTGCGCGGACGGCGTTGGACGCCCATTCGATCCGATATCAGCCAAGTGAATCGAATTCTGAACCGCCCAGAAGAGTTACTGGCTAGCATTCCAGAGGCGAATCAAGCCCAAGCGCGATCGCTTCTAGAGCAACTGCAAACCGAAATTTCTACAATAGATGAGGCCCTAGAAGCCAAAGATCGAGAGCAAATTTGGACAAGCCGCAGCACGTTGCTCGATCTGGTGGGACAACTTGAAGAAAGCATGGTCACTGGCTTCCCCTACGAAGTCCCAGAAGACTATAGCAACTTACCGCAACTCAAAGGTCGAGCCACCATTGAGTTTGAAACCACCCAAGGTAACATAACCGCCGTTGTCGATGGCTACAGCGCCCCTGTCACGGCTGGTAACTTCGTAGACTTGGTACAGCGCGGCTTTTACGACGGTTTAGAATTTACCCGCGCCGAAGACTTTTACGTCCTCCAAATTGGCGATCCGCCGGGCCCGGAAGATGGCTTTGTAGACCCCAAAACAGGTGAATATCGCCGCGTTCCCCTAGAAGTTTTTGTCCGCAGCGAAGAAAAACCCATCTATGGCATTACCCTAGAGGATGCAGGTCTTTATCGCGAACAACCCGTTCTTCCCTTCTCCGCCTACGGGACGCTCGCAATGGCACGACCGGATATTGACCCGAATGGCGGATCGTCGCAGTTTTTCTTCTTTTTGTTTGAACCGGAACTCACTCCCGCCGGACTCAACCTCCTAGACGGACGCTATTCTGTCTTTGGCTACGTTGTTGAGAACAAAGAGGTTCTGGGCAAAATTAAGCAAGGGGATAAAATTATCTCCGCCCAAGTGGTTCAAGGGGCAGAAAATTTAGTTCAACCCTCAGCTAGCTAGAACCCGGATCGCGAGTTCAGTTTGCTGGGCTTTATAAATTCCAGCGATAGAACATTCTTGCGGACGCAGTAGCATAAAAGGGCAGGTCAATTTCTACCTTGCCCTTATTTTGTTTTTATGCCCGCTTTAGAACTTCTTTCCATTGCTGCACTCAGCGTATTTCTCGGACTGCTGCTCAAACAATTATCCAAAAATGCCCGACAACAGCAACAGTTAGACATTGCTTTTTACCAACTGCTGGAAACCCATAATGGTTATATCTCCTTGATTCAGTTGGCGGCGGCGGCTAAGGTTGACGCCCAAGCTGCCAAAGAGTATTTAGAAACGCAAGCCCAAGCCTTTGATGCCAGCTTAGAAGTAGATGCTGACGGCGATACGTTTTATCGTTTCCCTAAACTGCATCGAGACTGAGGAGACAGTCTATGCGCCAGCTTATCCGGGTGGCGATCGCGATCTTCACTGCAATGGCGATCGCTCTAACTCATTCTCTCGCCATTGCCCAAACCCCAGTAGCAGAAGTCCGCATTCAACCCCAGACTATTATCGGTCAAGCGGGCTTTTTTCGCATTGGTCAATCGGCTCAGGGGCGGTGGTGGTTCCTCGATCCGCAAAACCGTCCGTTCTTCTACCGAGGCGTCACTTCTGTTAACCCCCGCTATCCTTCCCCCTATGCTCAATGGGTGACTCAGCACTATGGCGAGGATATTCAAGCCTTTCGCCAAACCACCTTTGAACGCCTGCAAAACTGGAACTTTAACGCGTTGGGGGCTTGGACGGGGGAAGAACTCTGGGAACAGGGAATGCCCTATACTGTATTGCTAAACTTTGTGAGAGCGGGCAACCCCATTCAACAACAGGGTATTGGGCTTCCCGATGTCTTCGATCCGCAATGGGTTTCGGGTATTGATGCCAAAGCGCGGGAAGTTGCGGGTAAACTTGCCAATAGCAAGCAATTAATCGGTTATTTTACAGATAACGAGCTAAGTTGGGCGCAACTGGAAACCCCAGATCGAACGGTGGATAGCAGTTTGTTGCTCGATCCCAACCTCAATCCTTCTTTGCTGCAATGGTTTCTCAGTTTAGAAACAGATCGCCCCGGATATCAAGCCGCTTGGGAATTTGTGCTAGCCAGACATCAGCAGAGTTTGGCGCAGCTATCAACCGACTGGCAGGTTGAAATTGCTTCCCCAGCAAGCCTTGAGCAACTTACCTCTAGAGGCGTTGCTATTGTTTCATCGGGATACTTGGCAGATCAAGCCGCATTTTCTGCCCTATTTGCTCAACGCTACTTTGAGCTAACGTCAGCGGCCATTCACCGCTACGATCGCCATCATCTCATTTTGGGCTGTCGTTTCGGCGCGCCCCCCAGTCGCGAGATTTTTCAGGCGATGCGCCATCCTTGGGTAGATGTGGTTTCAGCGAATAACTATCGCTACGAAATGTTCGATCGCATGGATATTTATTATCAAAATACCCATTTACCTATTCTCAATTCTGAGTTTAGCTGGGTTTACGGTCACTTCACCGGACGCCCTTTACCAGAGGAACCGGAAACAGAACGATCCGCCACCCAAAGAATGCTGGAACATGGAGAACAGGCCTTGCAAAGAGCCTTTCAGCATCCCGCGTTAATCGGTTATACCTGGTATCGTTGGGTTGATTTGCCGGAAAGTTCGCCCCCTGCCAATTATGGGCTAGTGACGTTGCAGAATGAGCCAAAACGCGAACAAACGGATGTATTAACCTGTTTGAATGGTAGTGCAGAGGCGATCGCGATCGGTCGGATAACAACAGCGAACTGCTGGCGGGGAAATGAAGGGAGTTAACGACTACCTACTGACCTCTGAGTTCTGCTATAACTATCCACAATTAGCTCTTGAGGAAAAAGGATGCTGCCTCACGAAGAGTTTACGATCGCCACTGCGCTTGATGGCGATCGCGTTTGCAAGCGGTTGCTAGAGGTGGTGGAACCCGTTCAAATGTCGCGACGCTTGTGGGATATACCCGACAAGCCCTATGAAGGCGAAATTGGCGATCGCACGTTCCGCATTAGCCGCATTCTCAATAACCGGAATTCCTTTGCACCCCTGATTATCGGGCGAATTAAAGAACAGGGTACGGGAAGCCAAATTGAGATTGAGATGAAACTTCACCCGTTTGTCAAGTTTTTCATCCTCTTTTGGCTAGGCGCGGTTGGGATAGGGTGCATTGGAGTGGCGATCGCAATCCTATCAAGGCAACGGTTTGAGTTACCCCTATTAATTCCCTATGGGATGTTCATTTTTGGTGCCTTGTTACCCTTTGTGGGTTTCAAGCCTGAAGCCCATCGTTCAAAACAATTTTTAATTAATTTGTTTCCAGATTAACGCATAGCAAGCTTTAATCCATTTTGGGCAAAGAGAGATAGGCGATCGCACTTCGCCAGCCCCCTATTGTCTCTCCTGTTCTAAAGATTGCATTTCAGCCTGCACTTCTGCTAATAAGGGAATTTTCAGACTTTCGCTAATTTCTTGGGCTTGTCTAAGATAATTTCTCATTGACTCAATATCCTGGGAAGAGGTAGCGCGCTTGAGTTTTACTAACTCTAAAGACGCCCTTGCTAGATCGGCACGATTTTGATTATCTTGAAAAATCTCCAGACATTGCTCTAGATTTGTTTGGGCTAGAGCGTATTCCTTCATCAGGCGATAGGTAATGCCCAATTCGCATAGAGAATCGGCAATACTATGTCGAGCTTCAGCTTTTTGGGCTAAAGTTAGGCGTTTTTGAAATAGCTGAATCGCGGTTTGATATTCTCCCAATCCTCGCTGGCTGGTGCCCAATACATTTAGGGCATTCATTTCCTCCTGATTAGCACCGTTATTTTGGACAATTCGGTAAGCTTGTAAACCCAAATTGAGGGCTTTTTTATAATCTCCCATCTTATTGTAGGTACGTCCTAGTAGGGTAATTCCAGTTGCTTTTTGTCGGAAATTATTAGTTTCTTCTACTGCTGCCAAATATTGTTGATTATAAAAGAGGGCTTGTTCGTAATCGCCAATCATATCAAATAGACCCCCAAGATTGCCTAGAGCCAGCATTTCCCCCTCAAAAAAATCATTTTGTCGAGCAATTTCTAAAGAACGCTTATGATAATTAGCGGCTTTGGGATAATTACTAAGGCTAAAATTAGTAATTCCTAAAAAAGAAGCGGCTCGATAGACAAGTCGCCAATGGGAAATCTCTTCAGCAATGGTCAATCCCTCTTGCAAAATCTCCAGTGCTGTGTGATATTCGCCAACCGACTCATGGCTCAAACCCAAGTTACATAAAGCCTCAGCCTGACGACGGCGATCGCCGATTTGACGCGCGATCGCTAACCCGTGCTGATAATACTCCTGCGATTCGCGATGCTTTCCTAAATAAAAATAACCATATCCTAAGCGAGTGATAATATCGCTTTGCAGTCCAGCATCAGTTACTAATTGCTCTCCCAAACGCCAATTTTTGGGTAGTAATTCACTGTACAGATCGACAATTACATCAAAATAACGCCATTGATTTAGCCGGTCGTAAATTGGCTCGATTGCCATTGCTGCTGCATCCCAATCTCCTGCTTGAATGGCGTGATAATGCGCTCTCATAAAGGGCTTTAGGTCTTGAATATCTTGCCATTTCTCCTCTGGCTTTGCTACCCACAGAAAATACTGATAAGCCAAACGATGGGCTTTCTTAAAAATAGAACCCTCTAGCAAGAAAGACGCTTTTTCTTGAACCAAAGGATGCATTTGATAAGAGGCTTGCGTCGCATTATAGTCCAGCAAATGCCGCCGCTTGAGTGCTTCAATCACTGTCTCCTTAACGGCTTGTTTCGGAGTTTCTGGGAGTTGCGCTTCTATTCCCGAAACAGATAGAGGATAATGATTAGTTTCATAAACAGAAATTTGACTCAAACACGCCAGTTCCTCATCACTTAAGCGATGAATGACCTGATCGATTAAAGCATCTAGCGTATTGACTAACAACCAATCTGTATTCGTTAAAAAGCGACAAACTTGTCCTTGAAATTCTGCGTCATCTCGAATTAAGGCTGCAACAACTTCTAACGCCTTGGGGTGTCCATCATAGCGGGTTGCAAGAGCGGTTAATTCTTCGGGAGTAGCTTGTAAATCAAAGGCTTCTAGTAACTGAACTGCTGAGGGAATATCTAAGCCACCTAGCTTTAAAGTTTGAGTTTGCAAGCCTTGAATTTGGGCTAAAGTCTCGCGGCTGGTAAATACAACCTTACTGCGATGTTCGTTTTCTGCGAGTTGCGTAAATAACCAGGCGTATTCATCGCATTCATCCGCAAAAAAGCCAGCGCGTTTGGCTTGCTTAGTTTGCAGAACCGTTTCCACATTATCCAAAACCAATAAACAAGGCTGACGCTTGAGGAGTTGTACCAGTCTAGCCGTCTTTTGGCGATCGCTATCCAAGATTGTCGTTACTGGGGTAATTTCCCCCTGGGATAACTCTAGCAACAGCGAGTCCATTACCCCATCAAAACGCGGCGGTTTCCCCGTCACTGAACGTAAAGATTCCCAGGCGGCTACCACAAAAGGGGCATTTTCCCCTTGTAACTCGCGAACCAACTGAGCAGCAAGCGTCGTTTTACCAATCCCAGCTAACCCGACGACACAAACGGCGGTGATGGTAATCGCACGGGTAACAGGATTGAGTAATTGAGCTTTTAGGGTTTGGAGTTCCTGCGATCGCCCTACCCAGTTTTGCACGGGCGGTAGCTTTTCGGGAAGCGTAAATTGAGCGATCGCTAATTCTCGATGCGTAGCGTCTTCCCAGTCGGCTACCTCCCTCCAACTCACCTTCACCCCCTCGCAAATGGCGATAAACGTTTCTCGCCGGATGGCTTGTTGCGCCCAAAACCGCTTCAAAGTCGCCCTAGATGTAAACGCCGCTTGACACCACTCTGGGGCTGTTTTATTCCATCCCAGCGATTTTCTCGCCAAATCGACTTGTTTTAATCCTTTGCTCGATGCTCTTAACGACTTCATCGACTCTATCCTTTAGCTCTCGCAGGTTTACTACAGATTTTGCCCTAACTGAGCCAAAGTGAGCTAAAAACTGAGCCACGCTTTGAGCCAAAACAAACTCCGCGCTCTCTCTACTTAAGGCACTCTAAAAAAAGAGGTTAAAAATGACACGCTAGTTTTCGATCGTCCCTCGAATAAGTTGAAATCTAGGCGCTAGAAAAACTTAATCGCTATCAGCCTAAATTCATACTTTCTTCACATAAATTCGGTGTGGATTCCCTGAGAAAAACCAGTACCTCTAAATTGTTTGCGGTTATCAATTTAACAATAGGGTGAATCTCAATGAATGTACGGACTCCGTTTCAATGGATCTCTATACGGTATCGGTGGGAAGTCAGGTTTTGGGTCAGTTTAAACCGGGTGAAACGATTGATTTTGTGGCGCTTCTCGGTTACGGGGTCAAAGAGTTTCAGGTGACGGGAATTAATGGTAATCTCGATTTTGCCGACCCCAGAGCGTTTCCCATTCAACTGGCGTTTAGCAATGAAACGGCGAGTTTTCGGATGAGAGCGATCGCAAAATCTCAAGATGTGCCTGAACCGAACTCTCCTACAACCTTACTTCTGTTGGGAGTAGGCGCGATGATGTTGGTACGGACTTCTAAGCGCCGTCTGAAGGCTTAAAGTCAAGCGCGATCGCATCTGAGATAACTATAAGGGCGATCGCGCTTTTCACTCTACCGCCTGCCCTCGCTCTAAAATTTCACCCACCGTTGACCAACCGGACGATTGGGCGTATTCTTCATCGTAAATTTCAATGTTTTCTAAAAAGGCGGTTCCTCTTTCCAGGTAACTGCCAATATCAAAGTTATACCAGCGCCTCCCGGAAAGGGATTGCAAACCAAAATAGCTTTCAGGAAGCAGGATAGAACCGCTAGCTTCAAGCTGAACTAAATCGACAATTTGCACTTTGAGGATTCGTTCAACTTCTTCAAAGGGAGACTCTACCGGAGTCTGGTGAATTAAATCAACCCATTCCGGCTGATAGTCTACAGGAGATTCGCTAAAACCTGCTTTGAAAAACCCGGCGATTTGGAGATAACTGGGAACTGCGATCGCGCGATAGGATTGAGCCACACTGAGCAGGGAACGCAAATAAACCGATAAAGGCGTTTGGCAATTTTTATACGCTTGAATCAGTTGCAGAATCAGTTCCCGTAAATCAATAGCTGTCATATAGCAAAGTGCTGAGTGCTGAGTGCTGAGTGCTGAGTTAAAATCGAGTGATTCTCATGCTTTGAGCAGTTCAGTCTGTCCTAACCCTACTGACTACAGCTATAACTCCTATTTTTATCCAGTCTAGTTAGAAATGCGATTTCTCGGCTCTAGGCAGGCGGTACAATCCAAACCAGTGCTTGCGAATAGGGATTAATGAAAGTACGAGAAATTGGCGAACAAGGACTCTTAAAGCGCCTGCAAAGCTTCTGCGTGCCAGGTATGCTTGGCGATGATGCGGCTGTTCTCGCGACGCCCCCCGGAGAGCAACTGATTGTTACAACCGATATGCTAGTTGATGGGGTACATTTTAGCGATCG comes from the Desertifilum tharense IPPAS B-1220 genome and includes:
- the mutY gene encoding A/G-specific adenine glycosylase; this encodes MVRRSNLDLTFSSVGSSSLPNFAVKSLQTTLLNWYDQQGRDLPWRNTRDPYAIWVSEIMLQQTQVKTVIPYYERWLQAFPTVSDLAQAELDRVLKVWQGLGYYARARNLHKAAQEITRNSNGIFPSNVEQVLALPGIGRTTAGGILSAAFNQPLPILDGNVKRVLARLIALEVPPAKALNLLWQLSETLLEPEHPRDFNQALMDLGATVCTPKNPECDRCPWTFQCQAYHLGQQSNFPMRETSAPIPHKFIGVAVIWNEAQQILIDKRHPEGLLGGLWEFPGGKVEAGETLAECIKREIQEELGIEIAVGDHLITIEHAYTHFRVTLNVYHCQHINGIPQPIECEEIRWVTLEEIESYPFPKANIQIIEALKTFVASQVS
- a CDS encoding DUF760 domain-containing protein, which encodes MNNQHDRVPEFFNEGESGGNLLWQYVQSMSPETIAQLSKPVSPEVFQVMEQNIVGMLGHLPSEHFGVTVTTNRENLGRLLASAMISGYFLRNAEQRMNFERALHSAEPHESHGDR
- the accB gene encoding acetyl-CoA carboxylase biotin carboxyl carrier protein, whose amino-acid sequence is MQLNFNELRELIAALNQTDIAELTLKSADFELTLRKGDRYPLSGIPPEVSNAVPPAALNATLPLPVAPSELSAPPTPVADKRWVEITSPLVGTFYRSPAPDEPPFVDVGDRIRTGQTVCIIEAMKVMNELEAEVSGQIVEVLVENGQPVEFGQALMRVNPD
- a CDS encoding tetratricopeptide repeat protein: MKSLRASSKGLKQVDLARKSLGWNKTAPEWCQAAFTSRATLKRFWAQQAIRRETFIAICEGVKVSWREVADWEDATHRELAIAQFTLPEKLPPVQNWVGRSQELQTLKAQLLNPVTRAITITAVCVVGLAGIGKTTLAAQLVRELQGENAPFVVAAWESLRSVTGKPPRFDGVMDSLLLELSQGEITPVTTILDSDRQKTARLVQLLKRQPCLLVLDNVETVLQTKQAKRAGFFADECDEYAWLFTQLAENEHRSKVVFTSRETLAQIQGLQTQTLKLGGLDIPSAVQLLEAFDLQATPEELTALATRYDGHPKALEVVAALIRDDAEFQGQVCRFLTNTDWLLVNTLDALIDQVIHRLSDEELACLSQISVYETNHYPLSVSGIEAQLPETPKQAVKETVIEALKRRHLLDYNATQASYQMHPLVQEKASFLLEGSIFKKAHRLAYQYFLWVAKPEEKWQDIQDLKPFMRAHYHAIQAGDWDAAAMAIEPIYDRLNQWRYFDVIVDLYSELLPKNWRLGEQLVTDAGLQSDIITRLGYGYFYLGKHRESQEYYQHGLAIARQIGDRRRQAEALCNLGLSHESVGEYHTALEILQEGLTIAEEISHWRLVYRAASFLGITNFSLSNYPKAANYHKRSLEIARQNDFFEGEMLALGNLGGLFDMIGDYEQALFYNQQYLAAVEETNNFRQKATGITLLGRTYNKMGDYKKALNLGLQAYRIVQNNGANQEEMNALNVLGTSQRGLGEYQTAIQLFQKRLTLAQKAEARHSIADSLCELGITYRLMKEYALAQTNLEQCLEIFQDNQNRADLARASLELVKLKRATSSQDIESMRNYLRQAQEISESLKIPLLAEVQAEMQSLEQERQ
- the efp gene encoding elongation factor P — its product is MISSNDFRTGVSIELDGSVWRVVEFLHVKPGKGSAFVRTKLKNVQSGNVMERTFRAGETVPQANLEKTVKQFTYKDAEQFVFMDMETYEESRLNSDQIGDRVKYLKEGMEVSVLTWNDQVLEVELPNSVVLEVTETDPGVKGDTATGGTKPAIVETGAQVMVPLFITVGEKIKVDTRNDSYLGREN
- a CDS encoding peptidylprolyl isomerase; this encodes MSNLLQRLLRTSFLAILLCILSVGLSAAWWDLGDSGQPQRQSRLPAGDAITDGKALLRYALPIDNEPVRQMQSSIEDIATQLRGRRWTPIRSDISQVNRILNRPEELLASIPEANQAQARSLLEQLQTEISTIDEALEAKDREQIWTSRSTLLDLVGQLEESMVTGFPYEVPEDYSNLPQLKGRATIEFETTQGNITAVVDGYSAPVTAGNFVDLVQRGFYDGLEFTRAEDFYVLQIGDPPGPEDGFVDPKTGEYRRVPLEVFVRSEEKPIYGITLEDAGLYREQPVLPFSAYGTLAMARPDIDPNGGSSQFFFFLFEPELTPAGLNLLDGRYSVFGYVVENKEVLGKIKQGDKIISAQVVQGAENLVQPSAS